AGGATCTCCTCGCGGTCGGCATGCGCCGAGAGGCCCTGCAGGGCGACGATCTCGGCGCTCACCGGCACCTTCTGTCCGTGGATCGCCACCGCGTCGGCCCCTTCGAGCAGCGCGCGCCCGCGTGTGCCGGCCGCCTGGTAGCCGACGAAGAGCACGGTGTTGCGCGCGTCGCCCAGCCGGTGAGCGAGGTGATGGACGACACGTCCGCCAGCGGCCATGCCGCTCGCCGCGACGATCACCACCGGATCGCTGCGACCGTTGAGCTCGCGCGACTGTTCGACGGTGCGGCAACGCTGGAAGCGGTCGGCGGCGAGCGGGTTGGCACCGTTGCGCACCAGCGCGCTCAGCTCCTCGTCGAATTCCGACGGCGAGTTGCGGTAGATCTCGGTCGCTTCGATCGCCATCGGGCTGTCGACGTAGACGCACTCCGGGTCGAGGAACCCGTCGTCGACTAGGCTCGAGAGGTGGAAGAGCACGTCCTGTGTGCGGCCGAGGGCGAAGGCCGGGACGACGACGCTGCCGCCGCGGGCGAAGGTGCGCTCGATGACCGCGCGCAGCGCCGCCGTCGGGTCTTCGGCCGGATGGGTGCGATTGCCGTAGGTCGATTCGAGGAGAAGCGCCGCCGGGGCGTGCGCCGGGGCGACCGGGTCATGCAGGATCGGCACGTCGAAGCGGCCGAGGTCGCCGGAGAAACACCACTCGCGCCGCTCGCCGTCGGCTCCCTTGGCCGAGACGACGATCGA
This genomic window from Holophagales bacterium contains:
- a CDS encoding MBL fold metallo-hydrolase yields the protein MASVTFLGACGAVTGSCTLLAWGETRLLVDCGLYQGDEELERRNWEPFPFAPSELTAVLLTHAHLDHTGLLPKLAAQGFAGRIYCSRPTRALASLVLRDAAELQEEEARFAAKKGYSRHPSPRPLFTSRDARHALGLFEVLPFDTEREVAPGVRVRYLRAGHLLGAASIVVSAKGADGERREWCFSGDLGRFDVPILHDPVAPAHAPAALLLESTYGNRTHPAEDPTAALRAVIERTFARGGSVVVPAFALGRTQDVLFHLSSLVDDGFLDPECVYVDSPMAIEATEIYRNSPSEFDEELSALVRNGANPLAADRFQRCRTVEQSRELNGRSDPVVIVAASGMAAGGRVVHHLAHRLGDARNTVLFVGYQAAGTRGRALLEGADAVAIHGQKVPVSAEIVALQGLSAHADREEILRWCRAFPAPPARVFLNHGEDPARKALAAAIPALGWVRPELPLSGTTVPW